In one Rutidosis leptorrhynchoides isolate AG116_Rl617_1_P2 chromosome 8, CSIRO_AGI_Rlap_v1, whole genome shotgun sequence genomic region, the following are encoded:
- the LOC139864669 gene encoding F-box protein At1g67340-like, giving the protein MRTSSVTPFKCNHKRLKSLSGSPVIIPSSDFFDSIPDDIVLSILTNLSSSATRPADFITILLTCKRLNELGLHSLVLSKASPKCFAVKAKNWSKSSHRFIKRCADSGNTEASYTLGMIRFYCLQDRGSGASYMAKAAIRSHAPALYSLAIIQANGSGGLKVDKDLRAGVSLCARAACLGHIDALRELGHCLQDGYGVTKNVTQGRRLLIQANARELAAGCSISPSVLFAGKQMTWNQLHCFVGSVCPLLSDFGCNVPAPEPHPANVFLSDWFAEKEAGPGMRLCSYGGCGRPETRRHEFRRCSVCGDVNYCSRACQALDWKLRHKMTCREFNGDVNLNVNENDITVVES; this is encoded by the exons ATGAGAACAAGCAGCGTAACACCCTTTAAATGTAACCATAAAAGGTTGAAATCGTTATCTGGATCGCCTGTAATTATACCTTCATCTGATTTCTTCGATTCAATTCCAGACGACATCGTTTTATCCATTCTCACCAACCTCAGTTCTTCCGCCACCCGTCCTGCTGATTTCATCACCATTTTATTGAC ATGCAAGAGATTAAACGAGTTAGGTCTTCATTCTCTGGTACTATCAAAAGCTTCTCCCAAATGTTTCGCCGTTAAGGCTAAAAATTGGTCGAAATCTTCTCACCGGTTTATTAAACGGTGCGCCGATTCCGGCAATACTGAAGCTTCTTATACACTTGGCATG ATTCGATTTTACTGTTTACAAGATCGAGGAAGCGGAGCGTCTTATATGGCGAAAGCAGCGATTAGGTCTCACGCTCCGGCATTATACTCACTCGCGATTATTCAAGCTAACGGAAGTGGTGGATTAAAAGTTGATAAGGATTTACGAGCCGGAGTCTCGTTATGTGCACGCGCCGCCTGTCTCGGCCACATCGACGCTCTCCGTGAACTCGGACATTGTTTACAAGACGGTTACGGTGTAACTAAAAACGTGACGCAAGGGCGGCGTTTGTTGATTCAGGCAAACGCGCGTGAACTCGCGGCTGGTTGTTCGATTTCACCGTCTGTATTGTTTGCCGGTAAACAGATGACATGGAATCAGTTACACTGTTTTGTAGGTTCAGTGTGTCCGTTACTGAGTGACTTCGGATGTAATGTACCCGCGCCGGAGCCTCATCCGGCGAATGTGTTTCTTTCCGATTGGTTTGCGGAGAAGGAGGCGGGACCAGGGATGAGGTTGTGTTCGTACGGCGGTTGTGGACGGCCGGAAACGAGACGGCATGAATTTAGACGGTGTTCAGTGTGTGGTGATGTGAATTATTGTTCTCGCGCGTGTCAGGCACTCGACTGGAAGTTGCGTCATAAGATGACGTGTAGGGAGTTTAATGGTGATGTTAATTTAAATGTGAATGAGAATGATATTACGGTGGTTGAAAGTTGA